In Neospora caninum Liverpool complete genome, chromosome Ib, one DNA window encodes the following:
- a CDS encoding putative mRNA decapping enzyme, which produces MGRGDASPTASTPPVPSSVARARDEISLRCLQRHDAKIRKIICQASFVSVYALCPSTRKWDRAHIQGGLHVVERDVEKARSDRKKESKWRLFVLNQRDTGVLLEDIDETFEMEGEKNHLFYRVTCPTTGQQRIHAIWVYDDNQRLSVQRTLQQIIDACVTTRSPAVGAPSADIAPQTRAGVSDVSSGSNSAGVHLLALLRGAQPGGGNPGGAGAQKTGAGGPTHPTPSPTSGGRDGAACGERQAADASGPAPGQSIMSLLGIAPAAPCEGPSGPSPLLPLGSTASLMGPLRPGDTHLSGAEELEENKGKNTSLSILSLLKRPVAGAGGTETGVSFPGSVAQEKPHSRGGLSPRSPREREPFGVADAPAANPAGAVSLVDMLKRSAGDSRDAHRPAETVPVGGEGRAAQARGPVSSAGLLGPSGAGLLGVPAPGAPLLPSGRLVPVGDASSLASSSPLLAAPLQRPFVEASQPPLAALPAQGENPRRPPRAPAYPAAAAAVCGAREVSLSRPEDGEQLLVSRSMLAEALQRVLESDAFCTLLWQQLAVVEARSREPRGEQLGENAEAKRRYSREDVRG; this is translated from the exons ATgggacgcggagacgcttccCCCACGGCGAGCACGCCGCCGGTGCCGTCGTCTGTGGCGCGTGCGCGCGACGAAATCTCCCTGCGGTGTCTTCAGAGGCACGACGCGAAAATTCGGAAAATCATCTGCCAAGCGTCCTTCGTGAGCGTCTACGCGCTCTGCCCCTCCACCCGGAAGTGGGACCGCGCACACATCCAGGGCGGCCTCCACGTggtagagagagacgtcgAGAAGGCCCGCtcagacagaaagaaagaaagcaagtGGAGACTCTTCGTCCTGAAccaaagagacaccggagtCCTCCTCGAAGACATCGACGAAACGTTCGAAatggagggagagaaaaaccacCTCTTCTACAGAGTGACTTGTCCGACAACA GGACAGCAGCGAATCCACGCCATCTGGGTGTACGACGACAACCAGAGACTCTCTGTTCAGCGCACCCTCCAGCAAATCATCGACGCATGCGTGACGACTCGCTCGCCTGCAGTCGGGGCACCCAGCGCGGACATCGCGCCGCAGACTCGCGCCGGTGTTTCCGATGTCTCCTCGGGCTCGAACAGCGCCGGCGTCCACCTCCTCGCGCTGCTGCGTGGAGCCCAGCCGGGAGGCGGGAACCCAGGGGGCGCGGGGGCCCAGAAAACGGGGGCTGGAGGCCCCACGCACCCCACACCGTCCCCTACCTCCGGAGGCAGGGACGGCGCCGCCTGTGGAGAGCGGCAGGCTGCAGATGCCTCGGGGCCCGCGCCAGGGCAG AGCATTATGTCCCTTCTCGGCATTGCGCCCGCGGCGCCGTGCGAGGGCCCGTCGGGgccgtcgccgcttctccctctgggCTCCACAGCCTCGCTCATGGGCCCGTTGCGCCCCGGAGACACGCACCTCTCTGGGGCCGAGGAGCTGGAGGAGAACAAAGGGAAGAACACGAGCTTGTCAATTCTCTCACTGCTCAAGCGACCCGTAGCTGGCGCCggggggacggagacaggtgtctccttcccggGAAGCGTCGCCCAAGAGAAACCCCACTCGAGAGgcggcctgtctcctcggtccccacgcgagcgagagcctTTCGGTGTGGCTGACGCGCCCGCAGCGAACCCCGcaggcgccgtctccctcgtaGACATGTTGAAG CGGTCCGCAGGGGACAGTCGGGACGCCCACCGccccgcggagacagtcccTGTGGGGGGCGAGGGCCGCGCGGCCCAGGCGCGgggccctgtctcctctgcgggCCTCTTGGGCCCGTCGGGGGCGGGTCTCTTGGGTGTCCCCGCGCCGGGGGCTCCGTTGCTGCCTTCGGGCCGCTTGGTCCCCGTCGgcgacgcgtcttctctcgcgtcttcctcgccgctcctcgcggcgcctctccagcggcCCTTTGTGGAAGCTTCAcagcctcctctcgctgccttgCCTGCCCAGGGCGAGAACCCGCGAAGACCCCCGCGCGCCCCGGCCTAcccagcggctgcagcggcggtCTGTGGGGCGCGGGAAGTGTCTCTTTCGCGGCCCGAGGACGGTGAGCAGTTGCTTGTCTCTCGGAGTATGCTGGCTGAGGCTCTGCAGCGGGTGCTCGAGTCAGACGCGTTCTGCACGCTCTTGTGGCAACAGCTGGCCGTCGTGGAAGCGCGGAGCCGAGAGCCTCGGGGAGAGCAGCTCGGCGAGAATgccgaggcgaaaaggagataCAGTCGCGAGGATGTGCGTGGatag